Proteins encoded in a region of the Rhizobium sp. CC-YZS058 genome:
- a CDS encoding ubiquinol-cytochrome C chaperone family protein: MFFGLFGKKNGNAAIVARQYEILTEAARQPALYQAFNVPDTVMGRFEMLSAVLILYFRRTRSSARAGQEIAQEIIDAFFEDVDHSIRELGVGDVSVPKRMKKFAGMFYGRLESYAAALDGGDRAALAEALRRNIYPKAGEAAPAMAALAAYLFEAERVLASRGEDAVEAGQLLLPPAAAMDTTGQTE; encoded by the coding sequence ATGTTTTTCGGGCTGTTCGGCAAAAAAAACGGCAATGCCGCCATCGTCGCCCGGCAATATGAGATCCTGACCGAGGCGGCACGCCAGCCTGCGCTCTATCAGGCCTTCAATGTGCCGGATACGGTGATGGGGCGGTTCGAGATGCTCTCGGCCGTGCTGATCCTCTACTTCCGCCGCACCCGCAGCTCGGCCCGCGCCGGGCAGGAAATCGCCCAGGAGATCATCGACGCCTTTTTCGAGGATGTCGATCATTCGATCCGCGAACTGGGTGTCGGCGATGTCAGCGTGCCGAAGAGAATGAAGAAATTCGCCGGCATGTTCTATGGTCGGCTCGAAAGCTACGCCGCCGCCCTCGATGGTGGCGACCGGGCGGCGCTGGCGGAGGCGCTTCGGCGCAATATCTATCCGAAGGCAGGCGAGGCGGCACCGGCCATGGCGGCGCTCGCAGCCTACCTCTTCGAGGCAGAGCGCGTGCTGGCCTCGCGTGGCGAAGATGCCGTGGAGGCCGGCCAGCTCCTCCTGCCGCCGGCTGCCGCGATGGACACAACAGGTCAGACAGAATGA